From Paenibacillus sp. PvR098:
GTAAAACGTAATTACGGCCAATACAATAAATGTTTCGAATGGAGTTCATAGATTACACCTCTTAAGATGAGATAGATTAGGATAGATGAAATGGATTAGATCGACTTGATCATTCCTCCGTCAATAAGAATAGAGCTTCCCGTAACATATGAGCTTGCGCCAGAAACAAGGAAAGTAACGACCTTCGCAAACTCCTCCGGTGTTCCATAACGGCCGAGCGGGATTTGCTGTTTGGACTGTTCCTCCACTTGCTCACGGGTTTTACCGGTTTTTTGGGCTTTCAAATCATCCAAAAACGTAACGCGATCCGTGGCAATACGTCCAGGCGCCACTGTATTGACGAGTATATTGTAAGGAGCGAGCTCCTCAGCTAAGGTTTTGGTTAATCCTACAATTCCCGTGCGGAACGTGTTCGATAGGATGAGGCCCGGAATCGGTTGTTTAATTGAAGAAGAGGCCAGATTAATGATGCGTCCGCCTTCCTGCTTCAGATCCGGCAGCACTTCACGGATCACCCGAATATAACTTAAAAGATTCAGCTCGAAGGCTTTCTGCCAATCTTCGTCAGAGAACTGTTCGAAAGTGCCGCCGGGAGGTCCTCCCGCATTATTAATCAAGATGTCGATTTTCCCAAAGGTGTTCCGTGTCACTTGGACAAGATGTTTAATGTCTTCTGTTTTGGTGATATCGGCGGGATGGCAGGACACCTTTCCCTTACCTAACTGCTCCAGTTCATTTTTGACGGCCTGTAATTTTTCTGGGTCACGACTTGTCAGCATGACATGAGCGCCTTCCTTCACTAACTCGGTGGCGGTGGCCTTCCCCAAGCCTTGGCTGGAAGCTACAACAAGGGCTACTCTCGTATGTAAGTGTAAATCCACGTTTCCCTCTTCCTTTCGTTAACGGAGTTGAACTTTATTCGCTGCTTCCATATAGGCTAACAAAGTTCCTAACTCTTCTTGATGGGCCTGATCCAAAGATGGGCCAGGATGCCTTAGAGCGGCATGGGCAATAACCCCTCTTCGTTTCAAAATTTCCTTTCGTATCGCAAGCCCGATCCCGATTTGCCCTTCATATCGAATCAAGGGACTAGCTTCATAAAAGATGGATCTCGCTTTTTCTATGTTGCCATCCCGGTAGCACTGATAAATTTCCACTAGAATTTCAGGGAACGCAAAGCCTGTCATCGTGCCCGATGCTCCACGTACCATTTCTTCCAAAAAGTACACGCCTCCAAGTCCGCCAAAAATACCTACTTCAGGTTTGACTAACGATTTGGTGCGGGCAAGCTTCTGAGGGGTTGGCGCCTCCTCCAATTTAATATGTTTGCAATGGGGAATCTCAGTGCACAGCCTGGCCAGAAATTCGGGAGGCATCAGGACTCCGCTAAAATTCGGTTCATCTTGTACAACCATCGGAGCACTGACTCCTGAGGCGATACGTCTATAATACTCAAACACGGAATCCAAATTTTTTACATTCATTGGCGGTGCCAGCATGACCCCGTCCGCGCCTAACTCCATAGCTCTTTTACTGTAATACAACGCTAGATCTGTGCCACCTGCACTTGTACCAACAATGACAGGAATACGGCCTGCTGCCTGCTGAATGGCCGTTGTAATTACAGTATCTCTCTCAAGCTCGTTCAGCTTGTGGGCCTCTCCGAGAATCCCCAGTATCGTGAGTCCGTGAACTCCCTTCCCAATGTTAAACTCTACCAATTTACAAATCGATTCCGTATCTACCTGCCCTTCGCGATCAAACGGAGTAGCCATGATGGCAAAAATACCTTTAAACTCTTGCAATTTCATCGTCTCCTGTTCAGCATAGTATGAACCATTCTTAGAGGTGTTTATGATCTATGTGAAGTTCATGGCTCCAAATTTTAGTTTCATTTTTTTGTAAGTGCTCGAGCATAGCCAATCGCGCCTCTTCCGGGTCCCTTGCCTTTATAGCTCTAAGGATCCGTTCGTGCTCGCCATGAGCTTCTTCGAGATATCGTTTGGATAATTCCTTGGATTGCGTTTTGGAAATCTTGATTGCTTCAAGGAATCTGCCAGAAATGAAATCAAAAATAGATTCATAAATGGAATTTCCCGAGGACATAATAATGAGGTAATGGAACCGAAAATCCTCATCAATACCAATTCCGCCTTTGCGGTTCATATCTATTAATTGCAGATGCGCGTTCTCAATCGCTTCGATTTGCTCACTGCTAGCTCTTTCTGCGGACAGGGAAGCAGCCTCCACTTCAATCGCACGTCTGAACTCTAATATTTCCCTTAACGATTGCTCCCCTACAATCAAATGATTCGTAATTTGATCAACAAAGGTACTGCCCGTCACCTCTTTTAAAATGCTGCCGACTCCTGCTTTTTTCTCTAACATCCCTTTAGCTGCCAAAACGCTGAGAGCCTCCCGAACAGCCGTTTTGCTGACCTGAAACATGTCCACAAGCTCGTTCTCGGTGGGCAATTTGTCTCCAGGCTTCATCCCTTCCCTTTGAACGTACTGTATAAGCTGCGATACAATCTCTTCATACAGGTTTTTTTTCCTGATCGATTGAAAGGTCATCAATCCACATCCCTTTATAACATTATAATTTATGATGGTACTACCAATAAATACGACAAGAATTCGTTATTTTCATAAATGATGGAAATGGTAATTTAAACATTATCACATCATTTGAACGATGTAAACGCTTGATTTTTCTGGGAGAACGAACAAGAAATCCCCTTTAGATAACCAAGACAGACCGTCTTACCGATCGCTTAGTCATGACCTAAAGGGGATTTGACTGCGGCGCTATGCCTTGTGACGACGGTCTATTTCACGAACCGTACACGAGTTTCTAGCGGCTGGAATTCTTTATCTCCAGGTTCTGCCGTTTTCTTGCCGAAAGGCATCTGGGCGATGAGCATCCACTCCTGCGGAATATCCCATGTTTTCTTCACTTCGTCATCAATTATGGGATTATAGTGCTGGAGATTGGCACCGAGGCCTTCCGCCTCGAGCGCAGTCCAAATGACGAATTGCAGCATGCCTGAAGAATGATGAGACCATATTGGAAAGTTATCTTTATACGTCGGGAATTGATTTTGCAGTGATTCGATGACCTTTTGGTCCTCGAAGAAAAGGATGGTTCCGTAGCCGCTGCGGAATCCGTTCACCCTCTGCTCGGTTGACGAAAAGTCGTCGGTTACGATTTTGCGCAGCGTTTCTTTCGTGATGTCCCAAAGCTTGTTATGATGTTCGCCGAACAACACAACAACACGAGCGCTTTGGCTGTTGAACGCTGACGGTGTATATTTTACCGCTTCGTTCACAATTTCTTGAATTCTTGAATCAGGTATTGGGGATTCCTTGCTAATGCCGTAAATGGTCCTGCGATTCTTAACCGCTCCAAAAAATTCGTTCGTATTGACTTCGTTAGACATTGGGTGAATTCCTCCTTGTGATTATCCTTCATAATCTTACCTCGCAGAGGCTCTAATATTCATCCGTAATGCCTACTGCGAGCTTGTCCCGACGGCGGCATCACTTTCCCCAGCCGATGGTTCGCCAGTAGGCCCAGTGACCGACTTAGCACTACCGCTGGTAGAGCCGCCATCCGATGGCTTAGCCGACGGTTCACTTTTGGCAGCACCCGCCGCAGCCTTGCCGCTGATTGTGCTGTCACTCTCGGTTTGGTCTGCTTTCCCCTCGTCTGACGCGGTCACGCTGCCCGATCGGCTGCCCGGCTTAGCCGTAGTACCGCTTCCGGCTTGAGCGGCACTGCTAGTCCCATCATTGCCCTTAGCCCCACCGCCGGTTTCGGCAACTCCCTCCGACGCTGCCCCCCTTCCTGAGACACTGACCGTCCCCGCTTCTCTCTTGTTCCCAACCAGTGGCTCTTTGACATGATTTGAGGTATCCGGCTTAACGGCAGCTTGAGCTGCACCATCTGTCTCTACTGACGAATTCTCGCCTTCGGTTGAATCTGCCATCGTATCCGGGACTCCCTTATCCAAGTCCGTATTCTGCTGTATGTCCGCTGCTGGGATAACCGGAGTATCCATCCTCGTCCGAGGTGCTTTTTTTGGCTGCTTCTGCCTCTCCAACCACAAGGCATGCATGGCTTTCTTATCTCCATTGACGTGCTTGGTTCCTCCAACGATAGGAACATAGGATTTAGGCTTTGTAAAATTTGTAACCGGCGTATCCTGTAAAGCCTTAGATACGACTTGCCTAAATAAGGAGGCGGGGTATTTGCCGCCGGTTGTGTTAAGATACCGCTCTTTGGTAGTTCTTTCATATCCCAGCCACACGGCTGCAACAATTTCAGGCGTATAGCCTACAAACCAAGCATCTTTAGAACCGATCAGCTGATTGCCGTATGGATCCTTAAATTCCGGAATATCCGGAAGCTGTGTCGTTCCTGTTTTTCCTGCAACGGGCCGATCCATCCGTGCATTTTGCCCTGTCCCCTCTTTAACAGCCTTTTGAAGCATCATTGTCATGGTATAAGCTACATTCGGGTCAAGCACAGGCTCTAGTACCGGTTCAGCCTGATTACCCACAGGCCGCCCTGTACTATCCGTAATTTTGGTAATGGCATAAGCCTTCGCTATCTTCCCGCCATTAGCGAACATGGTATAAGCTTGTGCCATCATAAGCGGGGATGTTCCTTTGCT
This genomic window contains:
- a CDS encoding SDR family oxidoreductase — its product is MDLHLHTRVALVVASSQGLGKATATELVKEGAHVMLTSRDPEKLQAVKNELEQLGKGKVSCHPADITKTEDIKHLVQVTRNTFGKIDILINNAGGPPGGTFEQFSDEDWQKAFELNLLSYIRVIREVLPDLKQEGGRIINLASSSIKQPIPGLILSNTFRTGIVGLTKTLAEELAPYNILVNTVAPGRIATDRVTFLDDLKAQKTGKTREQVEEQSKQQIPLGRYGTPEEFAKVVTFLVSGASSYVTGSSILIDGGMIKSI
- a CDS encoding dihydrodipicolinate synthase family protein, translating into MQEFKGIFAIMATPFDREGQVDTESICKLVEFNIGKGVHGLTILGILGEAHKLNELERDTVITTAIQQAAGRIPVIVGTSAGGTDLALYYSKRAMELGADGVMLAPPMNVKNLDSVFEYYRRIASGVSAPMVVQDEPNFSGVLMPPEFLARLCTEIPHCKHIKLEEAPTPQKLARTKSLVKPEVGIFGGLGGVYFLEEMVRGASGTMTGFAFPEILVEIYQCYRDGNIEKARSIFYEASPLIRYEGQIGIGLAIRKEILKRRGVIAHAALRHPGPSLDQAHQEELGTLLAYMEAANKVQLR
- a CDS encoding FadR/GntR family transcriptional regulator, which produces MTFQSIRKKNLYEEIVSQLIQYVQREGMKPGDKLPTENELVDMFQVSKTAVREALSVLAAKGMLEKKAGVGSILKEVTGSTFVDQITNHLIVGEQSLREILEFRRAIEVEAASLSAERASSEQIEAIENAHLQLIDMNRKGGIGIDEDFRFHYLIIMSSGNSIYESIFDFISGRFLEAIKISKTQSKELSKRYLEEAHGEHERILRAIKARDPEEARLAMLEHLQKNETKIWSHELHIDHKHL
- a CDS encoding nitroreductase family protein gives rise to the protein MSNEVNTNEFFGAVKNRRTIYGISKESPIPDSRIQEIVNEAVKYTPSAFNSQSARVVVLFGEHHNKLWDITKETLRKIVTDDFSSTEQRVNGFRSGYGTILFFEDQKVIESLQNQFPTYKDNFPIWSHHSSGMLQFVIWTALEAEGLGANLQHYNPIIDDEVKKTWDIPQEWMLIAQMPFGKKTAEPGDKEFQPLETRVRFVK